One Leucobacter muris DNA segment encodes these proteins:
- a CDS encoding ABC transporter permease, whose amino-acid sequence MTPAALGLFGEALAWLVDPAHWSGAGGIPNRALQHLGVTALALVIAAAVALPAGVLIGHTRRGSGLVGGLTGAARALPTLGLLTLFGLAFGIGLTAPLLALVVLAVPSLLAGAYAGVQAIDAAVPAAAKAVGFSPAQVILRVELPLSLPVMVGGIRAATLQVVSTATLAAYTADIGLGRYLFAGLKSRDYAQMLAGALLVVVITLLLELLLAACQRVATARFGRPGSRAPRSRAQRSRTADGEPAAPTPATSTIHREEARS is encoded by the coding sequence GTGACGCCCGCGGCGCTCGGGCTGTTCGGCGAGGCGCTCGCCTGGCTCGTCGACCCCGCGCACTGGAGCGGGGCGGGCGGCATCCCGAACCGCGCCCTGCAGCACCTCGGCGTGACCGCTCTCGCCCTCGTCATCGCCGCGGCGGTCGCCCTGCCCGCGGGGGTGCTCATCGGGCACACGCGGCGCGGATCCGGCCTCGTCGGCGGCCTCACGGGAGCCGCGCGCGCCCTCCCCACCCTCGGTCTGCTCACCCTCTTCGGGCTCGCGTTCGGCATCGGCCTCACGGCCCCGCTGCTCGCGCTCGTCGTGCTCGCCGTCCCCTCGCTGCTCGCCGGCGCCTACGCGGGCGTGCAGGCGATCGACGCCGCCGTGCCCGCCGCCGCGAAGGCCGTCGGCTTCAGCCCGGCGCAGGTGATCCTGCGCGTCGAGCTGCCGCTCTCGCTGCCCGTCATGGTCGGCGGCATCCGGGCCGCCACGCTGCAGGTCGTGTCCACCGCCACGCTCGCCGCGTACACCGCCGACATCGGCCTCGGCCGCTACCTCTTCGCCGGCCTCAAATCGAGGGACTACGCCCAGATGCTCGCCGGCGCGCTGCTCGTCGTCGTGATCACGCTGCTGCTCGAACTGCTGCTCGCCGCCTGCCAGCGGGTCGCGACGGCCCGCTTCGGGCGCCCCGGATCCCGCGCCCCGCGATCCCGCGCCCAGCGATCCCGAACCGCCGACGGCGAACCCGCCGCTCCGACCCCAGCCACCTCAACCATTCACCGAGAGGAAGCCCGATCATGA
- a CDS encoding ABC transporter substrate-binding protein: MTARPQPHTPARPLGRRTWRRTAIAAGALALSAALLTACGGGGDPLAEPGAEPTAGDAIVIGSQDYYSNEIIAELYAQALEAGGYEVDRQYRIGQREVYLPELEAGTIDLFPEYTGNLLQYWEPDTEARLSDDVYAALEQAALDGLRVLEQSPATDQDSYTVTREFAEQWDLAQVDDLAGVDEPLTLGANSEAESRPYGPDGLAEVYGVEGVGFTPIEDGGGPLTVKALRDGSIQLAIIYTADPTVAENDLVALEDTKGLFLASHVVPLASDRVDEGAEQIIDEVSAALTADDLVAMNGRSVNDELAADRIAGDWLAEKGLV, translated from the coding sequence ATGACCGCTCGCCCTCAGCCCCACACCCCCGCCCGGCCGCTCGGCCGCCGCACCTGGCGCCGCACCGCGATCGCCGCCGGCGCGCTCGCGCTCTCGGCGGCGCTGCTCACCGCCTGCGGAGGAGGCGGCGACCCGCTCGCCGAGCCCGGCGCCGAACCCACCGCCGGCGACGCCATCGTGATCGGCTCGCAGGACTACTACTCCAACGAGATCATCGCCGAGCTCTACGCGCAGGCGCTCGAGGCCGGCGGGTACGAGGTCGACCGCCAGTACCGCATCGGGCAGCGCGAGGTCTACCTGCCCGAACTCGAGGCCGGCACCATCGACCTGTTCCCCGAGTACACGGGCAACCTGCTGCAGTACTGGGAGCCCGACACCGAGGCGCGCCTGAGCGACGACGTCTACGCCGCGCTCGAGCAGGCCGCCCTCGACGGGCTGCGCGTGCTCGAGCAGTCGCCCGCCACCGACCAGGACTCGTACACCGTCACCCGCGAGTTCGCCGAGCAGTGGGACCTCGCCCAGGTCGACGACCTGGCCGGCGTGGACGAGCCGCTCACACTCGGAGCCAACTCCGAAGCCGAGAGCCGCCCCTACGGCCCGGACGGCCTCGCCGAGGTCTACGGCGTCGAGGGTGTCGGGTTCACGCCCATCGAGGACGGCGGAGGCCCCCTCACGGTGAAGGCGCTGCGCGACGGCTCGATCCAGCTCGCCATCATCTACACCGCCGACCCGACCGTCGCCGAGAACGACCTCGTCGCCCTCGAGGACACGAAGGGCCTCTTCCTCGCCTCCCACGTCGTGCCGCTCGCGAGCGACCGCGTCGACGAGGGCGCCGAGCAGATCATCGACGAGGTCAGCGCCGCGCTCACCGCCGACGACCTCGTGGCGATGAACGGTCGCAGCGTGAACGACGAGCTGGCCGCCGACCGTATCGCAGGCGACTGGCTCGCCGAGAAGGGCCTCGTCTGA
- a CDS encoding mycothione reductase, which produces MSTISVDLAIIGSGSGNSLVTPFWDDKRVAIAEQGVFGGTCLNVGCIPTKMYVRPAALARTPEEAARLGVEMRTESVDWRAIRDRIFSRIDAISEAGERYRAEELDHVELISRRVRLDGPRALVVDGPGGPDARAASERDASERGAGETGSDADARDAVARVEAGQLVIAAGSRPVMPDIPGIDLPGVHTSDTVMRVDELPARVVVIGGGYIACEFAAIFSGLGSQVVQVVRGDRLLRRLDDEIAGCFTAEAGRRWDVRLECSVRAIRVDAALAGGASGLVAEVGRSGETGTEAIRADIVLVATGRRPNSDLVGAAQAGLDLHDDGRIAVDEYQRVLSGGEPVEGVYALGDVCSPFQLKHVANHEARVVAHNLEHPNELRRSRHEAVPAAVFSDPELAQVGLTEAEAAESIGAEHVTAKVQRYGDTAYGWAMEDGTGVFKVVADRRDGRILGAHAMGYQASNLIQVVVMAMSFGVDAHTAARGQYWIHPALMEVVENALLGLDVPRGDAL; this is translated from the coding sequence ATGAGCACCATCAGCGTCGACCTCGCGATCATCGGCTCGGGATCGGGCAACTCGCTCGTCACCCCCTTCTGGGACGACAAGCGGGTCGCGATCGCCGAGCAGGGCGTCTTCGGCGGCACCTGCCTCAACGTGGGCTGCATCCCCACCAAGATGTACGTGCGGCCCGCCGCGCTCGCGCGCACCCCCGAGGAGGCCGCACGGCTCGGCGTCGAGATGCGCACCGAGTCGGTCGACTGGCGCGCGATCCGCGACCGCATCTTCTCGCGCATCGACGCGATCTCCGAGGCCGGAGAGCGGTATCGCGCCGAGGAGCTCGACCACGTCGAACTGATCTCCCGGCGGGTGCGCCTCGACGGGCCGCGGGCGCTCGTCGTCGACGGGCCGGGTGGCCCGGACGCCCGAGCCGCGTCCGAGCGGGACGCGTCCGAGCGGGGCGCGGGCGAGACGGGCTCCGATGCGGACGCCCGCGACGCGGTCGCGCGCGTCGAGGCCGGGCAGCTGGTGATCGCCGCCGGCTCGCGGCCCGTGATGCCCGACATCCCCGGCATCGACCTGCCGGGCGTGCACACCTCCGACACGGTGATGCGCGTCGACGAGCTGCCCGCGCGCGTGGTCGTGATCGGCGGCGGCTACATCGCGTGCGAGTTCGCCGCCATCTTCTCGGGCCTCGGCTCGCAGGTCGTGCAGGTCGTGCGCGGAGACCGTCTGCTGCGCCGCCTCGACGACGAGATCGCGGGGTGCTTCACCGCCGAGGCGGGCCGTCGCTGGGACGTGCGGCTCGAGTGCTCCGTGCGCGCCATCCGCGTCGACGCCGCGCTCGCGGGCGGCGCGAGCGGGCTCGTCGCCGAGGTCGGGCGCTCGGGTGAGACGGGCACCGAGGCGATCCGCGCCGACATCGTGCTCGTGGCGACCGGGCGCCGGCCCAACTCCGACCTGGTGGGCGCCGCCCAGGCGGGCCTCGACCTGCACGACGACGGGCGGATCGCGGTCGACGAGTACCAGCGGGTGCTCTCGGGCGGCGAGCCCGTCGAGGGCGTCTACGCGCTCGGCGACGTGTGCTCGCCGTTCCAGCTCAAGCACGTCGCGAACCACGAGGCGCGGGTGGTCGCGCACAACCTCGAGCACCCGAACGAGCTGCGGCGATCCCGGCACGAGGCCGTGCCCGCGGCCGTGTTCAGCGACCCCGAGCTCGCCCAGGTCGGACTCACCGAAGCCGAGGCGGCCGAGTCGATCGGGGCCGAGCACGTCACCGCGAAGGTGCAGCGCTACGGCGACACCGCCTACGGCTGGGCGATGGAAGACGGCACGGGCGTGTTCAAGGTGGTCGCCGACCGCCGCGACGGGCGCATCCTCGGGGCGCACGCGATGGGGTATCAGGCCTCCAACCTGATCCAGGTCGTCGTGATGGCCATGAGCTTCGGTGTCGACGCGCACACGGCGGCGCGCGGCCAGTACTGGATCCACCCGGCCCTCATGGAGGTCGTCGAGAACGCGCTGCTCGGCCTCGACGTGCCGAGGGGCGACGCGCTCTGA
- a CDS encoding NUDIX hydrolase, translating to MTAAAETLLIRVSAVVMRDESGRVLNVRKRGTGSLMLPGGKHEAGEDPRDTAVREFEEELGIALDRDRLRELGVFRAVAANEPGHTVEASVFEHPLVTAAATAEPRAEIEHLEWVHPSAERADMAPLNTDFVFPALLAG from the coding sequence GTGACCGCTGCAGCAGAGACCCTCCTCATCCGCGTGAGCGCCGTCGTGATGCGCGACGAGTCCGGCCGCGTGCTCAACGTGCGCAAGCGGGGCACCGGCTCGCTCATGCTGCCGGGCGGCAAGCACGAGGCGGGCGAGGATCCTCGCGACACCGCCGTGCGGGAGTTCGAGGAGGAGCTCGGGATCGCGCTCGACCGGGATCGGCTGCGCGAGCTGGGCGTGTTCCGGGCCGTGGCGGCGAACGAGCCCGGCCACACCGTCGAAGCCTCGGTGTTCGAGCACCCGCTCGTCACGGCGGCCGCCACGGCGGAGCCCCGGGCCGAGATCGAGCACCTCGAGTGGGTGCATCCGTCGGCCGAGCGCGCCGATATGGCGCCCCTCAACACCGACTTCGTGTTTCCGGCGCTGCTCGCGGGCTGA